From the genome of Marinobacter antarcticus, one region includes:
- the phnE gene encoding phosphonate ABC transporter, permease protein PhnE, with the protein MQTASVSTKAPANLPRHSWIKLFGWGLFLAVMAWSWEGAEMRPASLWNDAENMATFAGDFFPPDFTSWRFYVSEMVTTVQIAVWGTFLAIILAIPFAILSSENLVPWWVYQPVRRLMDASRAINEMVFAMLFVVAVGLGPFAGVLALFVHTTGVLAKLFSEAVEAIDPGPVEGVRATGATGIQEIIFGVIPQVLPLWISYSLYRFESNVRSATVLGMVGAGGIGVILWESMRGFMFAQTCAVMIVIIVVVTGLDLISQCVRKRFI; encoded by the coding sequence ATGCAAACGGCTTCAGTCTCAACAAAAGCACCCGCCAACCTGCCTCGCCATAGCTGGATCAAGTTGTTCGGTTGGGGGCTTTTCCTGGCTGTGATGGCCTGGTCCTGGGAAGGCGCGGAGATGAGGCCTGCGTCGCTCTGGAACGACGCAGAAAACATGGCAACTTTCGCAGGTGATTTCTTTCCTCCCGATTTTACCTCCTGGCGCTTTTACGTCAGCGAGATGGTGACAACCGTGCAGATCGCGGTTTGGGGAACCTTTCTGGCGATTATCCTGGCTATCCCATTCGCCATTTTATCGTCTGAAAATCTGGTGCCTTGGTGGGTATACCAACCGGTTCGAAGATTGATGGACGCCAGCCGCGCTATCAATGAAATGGTCTTTGCCATGCTGTTCGTGGTAGCCGTTGGGCTCGGGCCTTTTGCCGGGGTACTGGCGTTATTCGTCCATACCACTGGCGTGCTCGCCAAGCTGTTTTCCGAAGCCGTCGAAGCGATTGACCCTGGCCCTGTTGAAGGCGTTCGCGCTACCGGTGCCACCGGGATTCAGGAAATCATTTTCGGCGTCATTCCACAGGTACTGCCGTTGTGGATTTCCTATTCCCTGTATCGCTTCGAATCCAATGTTCGCTCGGCAACTGTGCTCGGCATGGTGGGAGCGGGCGGTATCGGGGTGATTCTCTGGGAAAGTATGCGCGGTTTCATGTTTGCCCAGACCTGCGCCGTAATGATCGTGATCATCGTGGTGGTGACAGGGCTGGACCTCATCTCTCAATGTGTCCGGAAGCGGTTTATCTGA